The sequence ATGAAAGCATCATCAAAGCAACTAGGAAAGTGTTCCCTGAAATAACACATGGCTACTGCATCTTCCACCTCTTGTCGAAcctcaaaacaaaattcaagaaaaatgcAAAGCATTTCAGAGTGCCATTCTATGCAGCTGCAAAAGCTTACACAGAAATGGAGTTTGAATTCCATATGAGGGAGCTAGACAACTTGGATAAGCGCATAAGACCGTACCTGGAGAAAATTGGCCATGAAAAATGGTCAAGGTATCATTCAGAAAACAACAGGTGAAAACTAATAAGGAGgataaaattaatgatatgtTCACCTATTTATAGCGTTGTATTTGCGTTGTTTTTGCGTTGCGTTTGAGTTTTTTTCCAAAAGTAGAACTATGACAGAAACTGTCCAAATTGTAGGTACTCTACCATGACATCAAACATAGCTGAGGCACTGAACTCAGCAAATTTAGCAGCAAGGGAAACACCAGTGACAACATTAATGGAGTGCTTGAGGGCACAAATGCAAGAGTGGACATACAATAATAGAAAGGAGGCACAAAAATGCACAACAAGGCTGACACCATCATCTGAGAAAAAACTCATAGGGAACTATGTACAGTCATTGCGACTAACAGTAAGTTCAGATTATCGTTCGcataaagtaaaattaaaacagTTGTGTTTGCatagttttttggttgttttaaagttggtttaaaactTGCAGGTGAAACCAGCAAACCAGAACCTGTTTGAGGTGATAGATGAAGACAGAACAAGAATAGTAAACTTGAAGGAGAAGACGTGCACATGCAATAGATTTCAAAAAGATGAAATGCCATGTAACCATGCAGTCGCCGTCATGAAGGACTTgaacataaacacatacaactaCTGTGCACAATACTACACATCAAAAGCATGGCTGCAAACATATGAAGAAACAGTATACCCAGTTGGAAACGTAAGAGAATGGGAACTTCCagatttttttgaagaaatcaTAGTGTTGCCTCCAAAGGAGAGAATCAAGTCTGGAAGGCCGAGGAAAAGAAGAATGGCAACAGCTTGGgaaacaaagaaacaaaacaagTGTGGCAAGTGTGGACAAAAGGGACATAACAAAAAGACCTGCAGAAGAATTACAGCATAGAAGTGGAAACAACTACAcatcaaccaaaaaacaactatattaaaacatttagaaaacaCATACTGCATATTACGATTGGTTGttacatacatttttttattgtgattttttatgtggagagatattgataatagggaattggtattattatcattaatataCAAAAGAACATCAAATATTATAGTTAACTAATTAAATGAGTGGAAGAAGGTTGAAATtaataagaaggaaaaataaactACATAAAGTGATTACAAATGCAATTTAGTTGTTTATCAGATGGTTGTAATAAGGTTGTTAATAGTATGCTGTCATGAGTAAGAGTAAATATAAAgattaaaaatccaaaaatatgaacaaattaaaaaccaattccaattaagaaaaaaacatgATAGAAACAACAACTTGTCTATGATTATGAACATAATCTGGTAATAGAAAAAACAAAAGCTACAtaaaaaaaagtagtatttccaacaacaaccaATAGATAACTAAGACAAATTCTTCTTTGGACCCTTCGGAGGAGCCTCATCTTCACTATCAATAAATTCCACTTCTTTCATGCGAGCATACTTATAGAACAACACAGCAAGCCTATCACGGTGTTTCTCAACATCAAATATGGGAGGAATCGGTTTCATATCAATAAAGTATTCGGCGAACGATGCAACGAAACAACCACAGTcactgcaaaacaaccaaaaaacaacagcagaaaaacttagaaaaggaaaataacattacaaattttaaaaacatttgaaaataaaaataaaaacaacttacTTCGAGGTTTGTTGAGGCAAACCATCAACCTTAACAACTTCGAAAGGGTCTAAACAAACCGGtttgttttcctttttgaaCTCATCAAACAAAGCAAAAAAGTGGGGCAACAACACCGCAAATGGCTGACAAGCTTTGATAGCAGCACTATCTTTCATAGCAGTCGACAAGGAGTTGTACATGTACACACGCCTTTCCTCAATATTCAATCGACCAAGAATCCAATGTGATTCAGTCTCCATATGGATGATAAAGAAAACATGATCGCACAAATGCCAAGGGGAACCACATAACATTTTTCTACCTCTTATATAATCAGCAATGGCATGTGTCAAGTgcttatcaaagaaagatttttttcctgtgcaataaatttttcatacaaagcatGAATGGTTTTGAAGAATAAGCAATCGGTGGTTGTGAACTTAACCTTTGGCTCCTTTGCATACTTTCCTTTTTTACGTAGATAGTAAAAAATGATGTCCAGATGCTGAacaataaaaaatgagaaatgttcgaaaatcagaaaatgaattatatttcaacaactaaaaaacaaccaacaaacaacatgaataaaactatagactgaaatttttgaaaaaaatcaaaagaaaaaataaattaacttacaGAATTAGTCAAACATTGGCCAGGATATGCAAGCTTGTGGAACCACATCTTGGTTGCAACATCTTCCACGCCAAAACGAAAAGGGGGAACAATCTTATCCTTACCCTTCAAGTAAACCTTCTCCTTATCATGcctaacatttaaaaaaaaaatgaaacataaatagtaaagtaaaaaacaaaaaatacaaaaacacaacaaaaatgctgaaaataaacacttacggaTCTTTCTTCGATCGGCGTCCTTCACCAAGCCACAAGTCAAAATCAATCTCGTCTTTATGTTCTACATCTTCACCAATCTTATCATCGAGAGGACACAACCCAGCCACATACTTAACAACTCCATAACCAGAACCATCTTTAGAACTAGAAATGGAAGAGTCATACTCCATAAACGGAGACGTCAGCGCTATGGGTTTCTTAGATTTCCTCTTGTCAACAAGAGGAGTTTCTTCAACGGGAATTGGGTCATCTTCAAGTTCAATGTTAGAATCAACATTGAGACCTGTTGCACccatctaatatattttttccacaaaaatgaaagaaaatagacAGTGTTAAACACAAAAAGTatgaagaaactaaaaaacaaccaaaaaaaaaaaatatacctcaAAACAAACAAGACGACGATCCGTAACCTCAACATTTTCAGAAACTGAAATCTGTTTACAAGGATCACCACCAATTCCATCTGAAGACATCTGtttatatattgtattaaaaaGGAATTAGATCATGGTTAAAAAATAACAACCTTtacacaaccaaaaaacaacacaaaagcaACATTACCATAAGCTCAACTGCTTTTACCCCGGACTGAACAGTAGCCTCAACATCTATTTGAGTAGGGCCGTCATTGAAATCAACGAAATTCTTGAtacagaaaataaaggaaaaagaaaatggaaaaaagtgaagttattttttgttatagacttcaacaactaaaaaaaaactacataacaaaataaaaacaacaagtaAAATAATAAGACCAACAATAAATTCCGAACAACATAATCTACAAACACagccatataaataacataataaatacaaataaatagtcTGAAAATAGTTGCAaatttctgaaaaataaaacataacaagAGACATAACAATAACATAGAATTACAAGAGCACTACCTAAAACGGACttacaacaaaataaaccacACAAAGTAACTAAAACCTAGTTACATTGTCTACTTATCTACCTTCTCCTCACTATCAGTGGCATCATCATCACTGccattatcatttttttcttttgagtcaGAATCTTCATCGGCTTGATCATCCTTCTCTTCACCTTCACTACCCTCCCCTTCGTCATCACCCATAACATTCTCTTCTTCATTTTCATCAGTTTCTTCAGATTCATTTAAATCAAAATCTGCTTCATCACCACCTCCATCATCATCATTGGAAGAGTCACTGCCTTTTTCCTATAttgaaattacaaattaaattagtataaaacaacttaaaaaaaccgaaaaacaactattgaaaaactaaaataccTTGGCATAGGAATCGGCAAAAACAGTAGAAAACTGTGTCTGCATTGAAGCCATCTGAGCACCAAAAGAAACAAACTGTGCAGACACAAACTCTttcaactcaaccaaatcagatGAAATCTTCTGTTGGGAAGTATGCAACGAATCGATCTTGACCTCCAACCCATGAAATTTCTCAGAAAAGGCCTCAAGCTTGACAGAAATGTCACTCTGAGCAACAGTTGGCTCTTCGGGGACAGGAAGACTCTTGTAAGAGTTGAAGTCGGTGTCGAACTTGAAACTGCTCagtttcaaagctttgaactcaccaGCCGTGGGCCTCATATTTGAAAGTTGCAGCTGATCAAAAAAcaccaaaattaaaatttcaattatgaagattaataataatgaaaaacaacacaaaaacaactacTGAAAAACCAAATTACAACAAACAGATATACCTTATCTTTGGAAACATCAAAGATAGTAGTCTTCAAAACTTTGAAAGTAGGTTGACTATTGCATGTCCACTGAGTGATCCTTGGAATACGAGAGCTTTCCTTTTGGCAGTACTTACCTTTCATGTACTTACAACACTCGTAGAACCAAACTTGAAGAACATGAGGACAACCAATCAAAGTGTAAAAAACACTCGGCCTCTTTCCCGAACTCTTTGCCTTCCTAACCCCCTCAACCCAACTATCAAGCTTACCCTTCAATGAGGAAATAGTCAATTCAAAAGAACTCCGGCCCCAAGCAAATTCATTGTACCTCCCACTATCTACAACATCTAAAATAGACTTGGGTACATTTTTATGCTTAGTGCCACTAAGCAAGAACCACTCCACGAAATACAAAACTGCCAACTTCACAGCATCCTCATCAGAATCACCccacctcttggtggtaaaacatTCCCTAACAGATTCCTTAGTGATAGAGGACGAAGTTGGCCAATATCTTTCACaaagactattaacctcttgctTAAAATCTAAGACACTACAGTCACCTTCACAGCCTAACCCAAATAATCAATGCAAATTCCTCAATGCTAAACCTAAGCCTAACACCGCGTATCATTACCCACAACTCAGCATCATTAGGTTGCTGAACCTCTCGGAGCAACAACCCATGAAACACTTGGGGTTGAACTTTAAAATCGGGAAGGTTAAGGAAATGACCAAAACaggtttttgaaaagatttcaaGCTGTACATCTGAAAGACAAGATTTAATGTTCTCTATCACCTGGAAAGTAGCAGTGGAAAAGGCTTTAGCAATGAACAGATTCTTCTGGTCATAAATATAATCCCATTCCTGTAGcaatataaacaaaataaatcaggacaaaaacaaaaaaaactaaaaaaaaaaatagaaaacaaataataaaaataatatttttttttaaaaaaaaagacaccTTAGGGGGATTTTTCTTTGGTAGGTCAAATCCTTCAACCTTCACTGAGGTCCTAGCATGGACCtgcaacaaaaaagaaaaacaaaagcaaCAAATCTTAGATACAATAACAatgaatatataaaaatgtagtaACCAAATTACAGCCaataaaaaacctaaaaacaacgTTTATGAAACCCTTACAGTATGATAAATGTAAGAGATAAAcaactttcaaaaaaatataaacaactaAAATATAAACAACACTGTACAAACTCGTTGTTATGAAATTTCGAAAATGGTAGTCGATAATAGTAGTGTAACAAACAACCGAGAAAAAACTGACAATAAACATATACAAAACTAAAGAATAAACTGAAAGATCTTGTTGCAATTGAAATTAGTAAAATGCTTCTCAATACTAATAGTGTGTAAAACAACCGAAAACAAATTCACAATAAACATATAACCAACCAATGGGGAAAAGCAATTCAAAACTGTGACAAAATACGAATTGAACTGGGTTTTTTTTCAACAACCAAACAACAActgaataaaaacaacaaaacaacatcaACCACAATACATGACAGAAATACATAAAGAACaccaaaaaaacataaaaacatccTAATAAACACCTAAACCAGTGACCTAAAAAGCTCATGTAAAAATTAACACAATAAAAGGAAACCAAGCAAATTTAAATTACCTTTGATTCAACTTTGGGCTTTTGGTCCTCACCATGCACTTCATCCTCAAAATCAGAATCTGAGGAAACCTAGAACAAAAAATGGGGAAAACTTTAAATCATCAAATGTAACACCAGAAATAAAACAACcagaaaaaaactaaagaaaaatttaaaaacaacaaagagaAACTTACATCGCGTGCAGACTTGGAAATTTTTGCTCTCTTAGTCTTAGGAGCATCTACTTTAACAGGAAGGGCTCTTTTCTTAGAGGCCAATGTCTCTGGAACATCAGCCACTAaatttttagcaattttttttaaccccATTTTAGGTTCGACTTTGGAAGTAACAGTTGGAGCCTTCTTCGATTTTTTAGAAACTTTCTTCGCCGGAGATGGTGATTTCGAACCACTTCTAGTGGTTGCCATTTATATAGAGAAAAAATAGAGGAGGATGACAATGTAGGTTGAGGAAAACGTGGGTGAGggcttggagaaggtgatcgtgGGAAGAAAAAATTGGTTAGGGCTTGATAATGGTGATCGTGGGAAGCTCGGTTTGAAGAGTGGAAGAATCAGGtaaatgaaaaattcaaaaaaaaaaaaaacaagaaaggaTTTATGAGGTGGCGTGCGTGTACGTGTGTAAGGAAGAAGGGAaaaggtaaaattgtaattattaaactttttgaaaagtaaaattgaaaaatgtaaaagttaaaaaag is a genomic window of Cannabis sativa cultivar Pink pepper isolate KNU-18-1 chromosome 9, ASM2916894v1, whole genome shotgun sequence containing:
- the LOC133030958 gene encoding uncharacterized protein LOC133030958 codes for the protein MEFEFHMRELDNLDKRIRPYLEKIGHEKWSRYHSENNRYSTMTSNIAEALNSANLAARETPVTTLMECLRAQMQEWTYNNRKEAQKCTTRLTPSSEKKLIGNYVQSLRLTVKPANQNLFEVIDEDRTRIVNLKEKTCTCNRFQKDEMPCNHAVAVMKDLNINTYNYCAQYYTSKAWLQTYEETVYPVGNVREWELPDFFEEIIVLPPKERIKSGRPRKRRMATAWETKKQNKCGKCGQKGHNKKTCRRITA
- the LOC115723655 gene encoding uncharacterized protein LOC115723655 is translated as MKGKYCQKESSRIPRITQWTCNSQPTFKVLKTTIFDVSKDKLQLSNMRPTAGEFKALKLSSFKFDTDFNSYKSLPVPEEPTVAQSDISVKLEAFSEKFHGLEVKIDSLHTSQQKISSDLVELKEFVSAQFVSFGAQMASMQTQFSTVFADSYAKEKGSDSSNDDDGGGDEADFDLNESEETDENEEENVMGDDEGEGSEGEEKDDQADEDSDSKEKNDNGSDDDATDSEEKNFVDFNDGPTQIDVEATVQSGVKAVELMMSSDGIGGDPCKQISVSENVEVTDRRLVCFEMGATGLNVDSNIELEDDPIPVEETPLVDKRKSKKPIALTSPFMEYDSSISSSKDGSGYGVVKYVAGLCPLDDKIGEDVEHKDEIDFDLWLGEGRRSKKDPHDKEKVYLKGKDKIVPPFRFGVEDVATKMWFHKLAYPGQCLTNSHLDIIFYYLRKKGKYAKEPKVKFTTTDCLFFKTIHALYEKFIR
- the LOC115721716 gene encoding uncharacterized protein LOC115721716, encoding MATTRSGSKSPSPAKKVSKKSKKAPTVTSKVEPKMGLKKIAKNLVADVPETLASKKRALPVKVDAPKTKRAKISKSARDVSSDSDFEDEVHGEDQKPKVESKVHARTSVKVEGFDLPKKNPPKEWDYIYDQKNLFIAKAFSTATFQVIENIKSCLSDVQLEIFSKTCFGHFLNLPDFKVQPQVFHGLLLREVQQPNDAELWVMIRGVRLRFSIEEFALIIWVRL
- the LOC133030959 gene encoding uncharacterized protein LOC133030959, which produces MLCGSPWHLCDHVFFIIHMETESHWILGRLNIEERRVYMYNSLSTAMKDSAAIKACQPFAVLLPHFFALFDEFKKENKPVCLDPFEVVKVDGLPQQTSNDCGCFVASFAEYFIDMKPIPPIFDVEKHRDRLAVLFYKYARMKEVEFIDSEDEAPPKGPKKNLS